In the Streptomyces sp. BHT-5-2 genome, one interval contains:
- a CDS encoding sodium:solute symporter family protein: MITLAEGLRLPTNGLDYTILALYFVVVLGIGFAARRSVRTSLDFFLSGRSLPAWVTGLAFVAANLGATEILGMAATGAQYGVAVVHWYWIGAIPAMVFLGLVMMPFYYRSKVRSVPEFLLQRFDRSAHLLSSVLFAFAAVLIAGVNLYALSIVVEALLGWPQWVAIVVAGLFVLAYITIGGLSSAIYNEVLQFFVILAALIPLAVLGLKRVGGWSGLSHSLTASHGHDFLTAWGGTGIGQANPLGANWLTIVLGLGFVLSFGYWTTNFAEVQRALSAKNLSAARRTPLIGAFPKMFIVFLVMIPGLVAAVLVPKIGAPGGLPYNDAIPYLMQELLPNGVLGIAVTGLLAAFMAGMAANVSSFNTVFTYDIWAKYVKRDRPDGYYLRFGRLITAIGVLASIGTAFIASSFSNIMGYLQTLFSFFNVPMFVVFIIGMFWKRASMKSGVWGLLAGTTAAMVNYFWIYKQHVISIPTDQGANFVSAIVGFVAGAVVMVVVTLFTEPRPAAELAGLVWESGRTGRAGGDGAAAPEPAEPSAEGDDAWYRKPALLGWGAVVLAALCYLPYSL, from the coding sequence ATGATCACTCTTGCCGAAGGGCTACGCCTCCCGACCAACGGGCTCGACTACACGATCCTGGCCCTCTACTTCGTCGTCGTCCTCGGCATCGGCTTCGCCGCCCGGCGCAGCGTGCGGACGAGCCTGGACTTCTTCCTCTCCGGGCGGTCGCTGCCCGCCTGGGTCACCGGGCTCGCCTTCGTCGCCGCCAACCTCGGCGCCACCGAGATCCTCGGCATGGCGGCGACCGGCGCGCAGTACGGCGTCGCGGTCGTCCACTGGTACTGGATCGGCGCCATCCCGGCCATGGTCTTCCTCGGCCTGGTCATGATGCCCTTCTACTACCGCTCCAAGGTCCGCTCCGTGCCGGAGTTCCTGCTCCAGCGCTTCGACCGGTCGGCCCACCTGCTCAGCTCGGTGCTGTTCGCCTTCGCCGCCGTCCTGATCGCCGGCGTGAACCTCTACGCCCTGTCAATCGTCGTCGAGGCGCTGCTCGGCTGGCCCCAGTGGGTCGCCATCGTCGTCGCCGGGCTGTTCGTCCTCGCCTACATCACCATCGGCGGGCTCTCCTCGGCGATCTACAACGAGGTGCTCCAGTTCTTCGTCATCCTCGCCGCGCTGATCCCGCTGGCCGTCCTCGGCCTCAAGCGGGTCGGCGGCTGGAGCGGGCTGTCCCACTCGCTGACGGCCTCGCACGGCCACGACTTCCTGACCGCCTGGGGCGGCACCGGCATCGGCCAGGCCAACCCGCTGGGCGCCAACTGGCTGACCATCGTCCTCGGTCTGGGCTTCGTGCTCTCCTTCGGCTACTGGACCACCAACTTCGCCGAGGTGCAGCGCGCACTGTCCGCGAAGAACCTCTCCGCCGCCCGGCGCACCCCGCTCATCGGCGCCTTCCCGAAGATGTTCATCGTCTTCCTGGTGATGATCCCGGGCCTGGTCGCCGCCGTCCTCGTCCCGAAGATCGGCGCCCCGGGCGGCCTCCCGTACAACGACGCGATCCCCTACCTGATGCAGGAACTGCTGCCCAACGGCGTGCTGGGCATCGCCGTCACCGGGCTGCTGGCCGCCTTCATGGCCGGCATGGCCGCCAACGTCTCGTCCTTCAACACCGTCTTCACGTACGACATCTGGGCCAAGTACGTGAAGCGGGACCGGCCCGACGGGTACTACCTGCGGTTCGGCCGGCTGATCACCGCGATCGGGGTGCTGGCCTCGATCGGCACCGCGTTCATCGCCTCGTCGTTCTCCAACATCATGGGCTACCTCCAGACCCTGTTCTCCTTCTTCAACGTGCCGATGTTCGTGGTGTTCATCATCGGCATGTTCTGGAAGCGGGCCTCGATGAAGTCCGGTGTCTGGGGCCTGCTGGCCGGCACCACCGCCGCGATGGTCAACTACTTCTGGATCTACAAGCAGCACGTGATCTCCATCCCGACCGACCAGGGCGCCAACTTCGTCTCCGCGATCGTCGGCTTCGTCGCCGGCGCGGTCGTCATGGTCGTCGTCACGCTCTTCACCGAGCCCAGGCCGGCGGCCGAACTCGCCGGGCTGGTCTGGGAGTCCGGCCGCACAGGACGGGCCGGCGGCGACGGGGCGGCCGCGCCGGAGCCCGCGGAGCCTTCCGCCGAGGGCGACGACGCCTGGTACCGCAAGCCCGCGCTGCTCGGCTGGGGCGCCGTGGTCCTCGCCGCGCTGTGCTACCTGCCCTACTCGCTCTGA
- a CDS encoding LuxR C-terminal-related transcriptional regulator: MGVRLMVVDDHRLLAEALASALKLRGHRVLAAAAPSAGAAELVVSRAPEVCLLGTAGPAEPGAFDPVARIKKERPQIAVVVLGPVPSPRGIAAAFAAGASGYVRNDERIEGVERAMLKARAGEAAVAPQLLQQAFGELLHPAAQPDDEGARLLQLLTPREVEVLIRVADGEDTRVIAAGMDIAPSTARTHVQRVLMKLEVGSRLEAAALAARTGLLERVQRA; encoded by the coding sequence ATGGGCGTGCGGCTCATGGTGGTCGACGATCATCGCCTGCTCGCCGAGGCGCTCGCCTCGGCCCTGAAGCTGCGCGGGCACCGCGTTCTGGCCGCCGCCGCGCCCAGTGCCGGGGCGGCGGAGCTGGTGGTGAGCCGGGCGCCGGAGGTGTGCCTGCTGGGCACGGCGGGCCCGGCCGAGCCGGGGGCGTTCGACCCGGTCGCCCGGATCAAGAAGGAGCGGCCGCAGATCGCCGTGGTGGTGCTCGGGCCGGTGCCCAGCCCGCGCGGGATCGCCGCCGCCTTCGCCGCCGGGGCCTCCGGCTACGTCCGCAACGACGAGCGCATCGAGGGCGTCGAACGGGCGATGTTGAAGGCGCGGGCGGGCGAGGCGGCGGTCGCCCCGCAACTGCTCCAGCAGGCGTTCGGCGAGCTGCTGCACCCCGCCGCCCAGCCCGACGACGAGGGGGCGCGGCTGCTGCAACTGCTCACCCCGCGCGAGGTGGAGGTGCTGATCCGGGTCGCCGACGGCGAGGACACCCGGGTGATCGCGGCGGGCATGGACATCGCCCCGAGCACCGCCCGCACCCACGTCCAGCGGGTGCTGATGAAGCTGGAGGTGGGCTCCCGGCTGGAGGCGGCCGCGCTGGCCGCCCGCACCGGCCTGCTGGAGCGCGTCCAGCGGGCTTAG
- a CDS encoding ABC-F family ATP-binding cassette domain-containing protein — MAANLVNLEAVDKVYGTRALLDGVSLGVNEGDRIGVVGRNGDGKTTLIRILAKLESADAGRVTHAGDLRLGVLTQHDSLDPAATIRHEVIGDLADHEWAGNAKIRDVLTGLFGDLHLPGFTDGLDTVIGPLSGGERRRIALAKLLIAEQDLIVLDEPTNHLDVEGISWLARHLAARRSALVVVTHDRWFLDQVATRMWDVQRGTVHEYEGGYSDYVFARAERERIAASEEAKRQNLMRKELAWLRRGAPARTSKPRFRIEAANELIADVPPPRDNAELMKFASSRLGKTVFELAGVTVQAGPKVLLKHLTWQLGPGDRIGLVGVNGAGKTSLLRTLEAAARSGGEQQPAAGKVVVGKTVKLAYLSQEVAELNPALRVLEAVQQVRDRVDLGKGREMTAGQLCEKFGFTKEKQWTPVGDLSGGERRRLQILRLLMDEPNVLFLDEPTNDLDIETLTQLEDLLDGWPGSMIVISHDRYFVERTTDRVFALLGDAALRMLPRGLDEYLERRQKVIEAATPAPAQPAAAAPKKPAAVNRAAQKELQRIERQLDKIGEKESALHAQMAEHATDFEKIAGLDAELRELGSQREELELRWLELAEDA, encoded by the coding sequence ATGGCCGCCAACCTCGTCAATCTGGAAGCCGTCGACAAGGTGTACGGGACGCGTGCGCTGCTCGACGGTGTGTCCCTCGGCGTCAACGAGGGCGACCGGATCGGCGTCGTGGGTCGTAACGGCGACGGCAAGACCACGCTGATCCGGATCCTCGCCAAGCTGGAGTCCGCCGACGCCGGCCGGGTCACGCACGCCGGTGACCTGCGGCTGGGCGTGCTGACCCAGCACGATTCGCTGGACCCGGCCGCAACCATCCGGCACGAGGTGATCGGTGATCTCGCCGATCACGAGTGGGCCGGGAACGCCAAGATCAGGGACGTGCTGACGGGGCTGTTCGGGGATCTGCACCTCCCCGGCTTCACCGACGGCCTGGACACCGTCATCGGGCCGCTGTCCGGTGGCGAGCGGCGGCGGATCGCGCTGGCCAAGCTGCTGATCGCCGAGCAGGACCTGATCGTGCTGGACGAGCCGACCAACCACCTCGATGTGGAGGGGATCTCCTGGCTGGCACGGCATCTGGCGGCGCGGCGCTCCGCGCTCGTCGTCGTCACCCACGACCGGTGGTTCCTGGACCAGGTGGCGACGCGGATGTGGGACGTGCAGCGCGGCACCGTCCACGAGTACGAGGGCGGGTACAGCGACTATGTCTTCGCCCGGGCGGAGCGGGAGCGGATCGCGGCCTCCGAGGAGGCCAAGCGGCAGAACCTGATGCGCAAGGAGCTGGCGTGGCTGCGGCGCGGGGCGCCGGCGCGCACCAGCAAGCCGCGGTTCCGGATCGAGGCGGCCAACGAGCTGATCGCGGACGTGCCGCCGCCGCGGGACAACGCAGAGCTGATGAAGTTCGCCAGCTCGCGGCTGGGCAAGACCGTCTTCGAGCTGGCGGGCGTGACCGTCCAGGCCGGGCCGAAGGTGCTGCTCAAGCACCTGACGTGGCAGCTGGGCCCGGGCGACCGGATCGGTCTGGTGGGTGTCAACGGCGCGGGCAAGACCTCGCTGCTGCGGACGCTGGAGGCGGCCGCCCGCAGCGGTGGCGAGCAGCAGCCGGCGGCGGGCAAGGTCGTGGTCGGCAAGACCGTCAAGCTGGCCTACCTCTCGCAGGAGGTCGCCGAGCTCAACCCCGCGCTGCGGGTGCTGGAGGCCGTCCAGCAGGTCCGCGACCGGGTCGACCTCGGCAAGGGCCGGGAGATGACGGCGGGGCAGCTGTGCGAGAAGTTCGGGTTCACGAAGGAGAAGCAGTGGACGCCGGTGGGGGACCTCTCCGGCGGTGAGCGGCGGCGGCTGCAGATCCTGCGGCTGCTGATGGACGAGCCGAACGTCCTCTTCCTGGACGAGCCGACCAACGACCTCGACATCGAGACGCTGACCCAGCTGGAGGACCTGCTGGACGGCTGGCCGGGCTCGATGATCGTCATCAGCCACGACCGGTACTTCGTGGAGCGCACGACGGACCGGGTCTTCGCGCTGCTGGGCGACGCGGCACTGCGGATGCTGCCGCGCGGCCTGGACGAGTATCTGGAGCGCCGGCAGAAGGTGATCGAGGCGGCGACGCCGGCGCCCGCCCAGCCGGCCGCCGCGGCCCCGAAGAAGCCGGCCGCCGTGAACCGCGCCGCGCAGAAGGAACTCCAGCGGATCGAGCGCCAGCTGGACAAGATCGGCGAGAAGGAGTCGGCGCTGCACGCGCAGATGGCCGAGCACGCCACCGACTTCGAGAAGATCGCCGGTCTCGACGCGGAGCTGCGCGAACTGGGCTCGCAGCGCGAGGAGTTGGAGCTGCGCTGGCTGGAGCTGGCCGAGGACGCGTAG
- a CDS encoding DUF397 domain-containing protein, which produces MASRALDLSNASWRKSSYSNGTGGNCVEVADGLPGIVPVRDSKVPQGPALVFSAAGWASFVSALKGDA; this is translated from the coding sequence ATGGCAAGCAGAGCGCTCGACTTGAGTAATGCATCGTGGCGTAAGAGCAGCTACAGCAACGGCACCGGAGGCAACTGCGTCGAGGTCGCCGACGGCCTCCCCGGCATCGTCCCCGTCCGGGACAGCAAGGTTCCGCAGGGGCCCGCGCTGGTCTTCTCCGCCGCCGGGTGGGCGTCGTTCGTGTCGGCCCTCAAGGGCGACGCCTAG